Proteins from a single region of Funiculus sociatus GB2-C1:
- a CDS encoding Lin0512 family protein — protein sequence MARKRLIIEMGMGIDQHGQEPTVAAARAVRNAIAHNALPGVWEVAGLSDPDQMIVEVQVAVPYPEQVREAEVLAVLPFGRKTLTVESGGMVVQGRAIPSLNDKNDEMLIAVAAVTVLIETE from the coding sequence GTGGCTCGTAAACGCTTGATTATCGAGATGGGTATGGGGATAGATCAGCACGGACAGGAACCGACTGTCGCCGCAGCAAGGGCTGTAAGAAATGCGATCGCGCATAATGCTTTGCCTGGTGTCTGGGAAGTTGCAGGGTTAAGCGATCCCGATCAAATGATAGTTGAAGTACAAGTTGCAGTACCTTACCCGGAGCAAGTGCGGGAAGCAGAGGTTTTAGCCGTGTTACCTTTCGGTCGCAAAACTCTCACTGTCGAGTCCGGCGGAATGGTCGTTCAAGGTAGAGCAATTCCCTCTCTTAATGATAAAAATGACGAAATGCTCATCGCTGTTGCGGCTGTTACAGTTCTGATTGAAACCGAGTAG
- a CDS encoding Uma2 family endonuclease, translating into MTQATSKKLTFDEFLQQCPEDGIYELVNSKIVKVEPTRAHKNVSRFLVFAFNDEIRRLGRDYIVDNVVIRTVTADGEEQGIRPDVSVVSASQWNSNVLTYGALTEPIQLASEVTSTNWDDDYIDKVDEYQRLGIPEYWIVDYLAIASRTYLGNPKVPTVSAYQLVGGEYQVQRFTGNNRIICPTFPELELTVDQVVAASQLRQL; encoded by the coding sequence ATGACTCAAGCCACAAGCAAAAAGCTGACCTTTGATGAATTCCTCCAACAGTGTCCTGAAGATGGCATCTACGAGCTTGTAAATAGCAAAATTGTCAAAGTGGAGCCAACTAGAGCGCATAAGAATGTGTCCAGGTTTTTAGTGTTTGCTTTCAATGATGAAATTAGGCGCTTGGGACGTGATTACATTGTTGACAATGTAGTCATCAGAACTGTAACAGCAGATGGGGAAGAACAAGGTATAAGACCAGATGTAAGCGTAGTTAGTGCATCACAGTGGAACTCAAATGTACTAACCTACGGTGCGCTTACTGAACCAATTCAGCTCGCTTCGGAAGTTACTTCAACTAACTGGGACGACGATTATATTGATAAAGTAGACGAATACCAAAGACTCGGTATTCCCGAATATTGGATTGTAGATTATTTAGCGATCGCTTCAAGAACTTATCTCGGTAATCCAAAAGTCCCCACTGTTTCCGCTTACCAGTTAGTCGGGGGTGAATATCAAGTCCAACGGTTTACGGGTAATAATCGCATCATTTGCCCCACTTTTCCAGAACTAGAGCTAACTGTTGACCAAGTGGTGGCAGCTTCTCAACTACGACAGCTATAA
- a CDS encoding AlbA family DNA-binding domain-containing protein has product MSLSNKPLESIDEADLQELLVNQIAEGKTLEYKQELPGSSDPDKKEFLYDVSSFANASGGYLIYGIKEDAGIPTEICGLDITDVDAVILRLESSIQDGIAPRIPGLRVKAIRLHNTRIVIVFHIPRSFSLPHMVKFKNASRFYSRNSAGKYQLDVGELRTAFTLSQSLTDRIRHFRQERLSNIVAQETPVLMNAGAKLVLHIIPIGAFDPASSFDVASLYNKYFELFEPLTSNGWQQRHNFDGHLTFSTSDATFAYSYLQTFRNGIIEAVDTATVTVYEGRGIIFKEYEQEILKAISRFLPLQQNLGVEPPLFIMLSFLGVKDYIMGVNSGFGRSFGSPIDRDFLLVPEVVVEDFNFNSAQIMKPIFDAVWNAAGFPRSLNYNDDGNLL; this is encoded by the coding sequence ATGTCACTCAGTAATAAACCATTAGAATCTATCGACGAAGCCGACCTTCAGGAGCTATTAGTCAACCAGATCGCTGAGGGGAAGACGCTGGAATATAAGCAAGAATTACCTGGTAGTAGTGACCCTGATAAGAAAGAGTTTCTCTACGATGTTTCATCGTTTGCTAATGCATCCGGGGGTTATTTAATTTACGGTATTAAAGAAGATGCGGGTATCCCTACAGAGATTTGTGGTCTAGATATTACCGATGTAGACGCAGTAATCTTGAGACTTGAGAGCAGCATCCAGGACGGCATAGCACCACGAATACCAGGATTGAGGGTTAAGGCTATTCGTTTGCATAACACGCGAATAGTTATTGTCTTCCACATACCCAGAAGTTTCTCGCTACCTCATATGGTGAAATTTAAAAATGCATCAAGATTCTATTCCCGTAACTCAGCAGGTAAGTATCAGCTCGATGTGGGGGAATTAAGGACAGCTTTTACTCTATCGCAAAGCCTTACCGATCGCATCCGACACTTCCGCCAAGAGCGTCTTAGCAATATTGTGGCGCAAGAAACCCCGGTTCTTATGAATGCAGGAGCTAAGTTGGTACTGCACATTATCCCCATTGGTGCGTTTGATCCGGCATCCAGCTTTGATGTCGCTTCTCTTTACAATAAATACTTTGAACTTTTTGAGCCATTAACCAGTAATGGTTGGCAGCAAAGGCATAACTTCGATGGACACCTAACATTTAGCACCTCTGATGCAACTTTTGCTTATTCTTATCTACAGACTTTTAGGAACGGAATTATCGAAGCTGTTGATACTGCAACAGTTACTGTCTACGAAGGCAGAGGGATTATTTTTAAGGAGTACGAACAAGAGATTCTTAAGGCAATTTCGAGGTTCTTACCCCTTCAGCAAAATCTTGGTGTTGAACCGCCCCTTTTCATCATGCTGAGCTTCTTAGGAGTGAAGGATTACATCATGGGGGTTAATTCAGGATTTGGTCGGTCATTTGGTAGTCCCATTGACCGAGATTTCCTTTTGGTTCCCGAAGTTGTAGTTGAAGACTTCAATTTCAATTCAGCTCAAATCATGAAACCTATTTTTGATGCTGTCTGGAACGCGGCTGGATTCCCTCGGTCACTCAATTATAACGATGATGGAAACTTGCTTTGA
- a CDS encoding GH3 family domain-containing protein yields MHHIINLFGNLLAPAAQNFFHALDNPQKMQQSVQQEIVYRLAKSEYGKSLGINSIAADWHHIPIVEYQDIHEWVEKQKKTKAPILTPDPILFYEKTSGSSGAAKWIPYTQSLRSSFNHMFCVWAHDLIQHGPKFSTGKIYFCISPQLGNDATAESGVKVGLKDDSEYLDGWLRQFLSPFLVSPPGINSLRNPEDFKNKLSQTLLLEENLEIISIWSPTFLKVHLDYIQEHQKRLVSELGNKLSVERQKLLLKPEIPWTKLWRELKLISCWDSGNAADGAGFLRSLFPGVTIQGKGLLATEAPITIPLIAAQGCVPLLDEVFFEFADENGNIHSLHELEMGNVYKIIISQKGGLYRYRIGDRVRVTHFYKNTPCLEFLGRSEEISDLVGEKLHSEFVREIIESLPLEGTFFKSLVPATSPQEHYILLLDTAKQPADAIARQLDDALMRSHHYKKARLLGQLSPVRVLVSRQIPETLTMYKTQSGSKWGDLKHQLLVTNPIEEKLLVELEKLSYTVV; encoded by the coding sequence ATGCACCATATTATCAACCTCTTCGGAAACCTTCTCGCTCCTGCTGCTCAAAATTTTTTTCATGCACTAGATAATCCTCAAAAGATGCAGCAATCTGTTCAACAAGAGATTGTATACCGTCTTGCCAAGAGCGAATATGGCAAATCTTTAGGTATCAACTCTATTGCTGCTGATTGGCACCACATTCCAATTGTTGAATATCAAGATATTCACGAATGGGTTGAGAAACAGAAAAAAACTAAAGCTCCAATTCTTACACCTGACCCCATACTTTTTTACGAAAAAACTTCCGGAAGTAGCGGCGCAGCTAAATGGATTCCTTACACACAATCTCTGCGCTCTTCATTTAATCATATGTTCTGTGTTTGGGCGCATGACCTAATTCAGCATGGGCCAAAATTTTCCACTGGCAAGATATACTTTTGTATTTCCCCTCAGCTTGGGAATGATGCTACCGCAGAGTCAGGAGTAAAAGTTGGATTGAAGGATGACTCGGAATATTTAGATGGATGGTTGAGACAGTTTTTGAGTCCTTTTTTAGTTTCGCCTCCCGGAATAAATAGCCTCCGCAATCCAGAAGATTTCAAAAATAAACTTTCTCAAACTTTGCTACTTGAGGAGAACCTAGAAATTATCTCAATTTGGAGTCCAACTTTTCTAAAAGTTCACCTAGACTATATCCAAGAACATCAGAAACGGCTTGTTTCTGAACTTGGGAATAAGCTATCAGTAGAACGTCAAAAGTTACTTTTAAAACCAGAAATACCCTGGACAAAGCTTTGGCGAGAACTCAAGCTGATATCCTGCTGGGATAGTGGTAATGCTGCGGATGGTGCAGGATTTTTGCGATCGCTATTTCCTGGTGTCACAATCCAAGGAAAAGGGTTACTAGCAACTGAAGCGCCAATAACAATTCCCCTAATTGCGGCGCAGGGATGCGTTCCGCTACTCGATGAGGTGTTTTTTGAGTTTGCGGATGAAAACGGGAATATCCACAGCCTGCACGAACTTGAGATGGGGAACGTCTATAAGATTATTATTTCACAAAAGGGGGGTCTGTATCGTTATCGAATAGGCGATCGCGTCCGCGTTACCCATTTTTACAAAAATACACCTTGCCTGGAATTTCTCGGCAGAAGTGAGGAGATAAGCGATTTAGTTGGCGAGAAACTTCATTCTGAATTCGTGCGCGAAATTATCGAGAGTTTGCCGCTAGAAGGAACGTTTTTTAAAAGCTTAGTTCCTGCAACTTCCCCACAGGAACATTATATTCTTTTACTCGACACAGCCAAGCAACCTGCTGATGCGATCGCGCGACAACTAGATGATGCTTTGATGCGATCGCACCACTATAAAAAAGCTCGGCTTCTAGGTCAACTTTCTCCGGTGCGAGTGCTTGTGTCAAGACAAATACCTGAAACTTTAACTATGTACAAAACCCAGTCTGGCAGCAAGTGGGGAGACTTGAAACACCAGCTTCTTGTCACCAACCCAATTGAAGAAAAGCTTCTAGTCGAGTTAGAAAAGCTTTCATATACCGTTGTTTAA
- a CDS encoding glycosyl hydrolase family 57 yields the protein MLSSSPKVSLPVLPEIIDGLPNISGWEKEVNLVVNRNEPVFLPTTNLRLEDISAGFAIALHMHQPTIPAGSNGEFQSNLQYMLEHPQEGDNHNAEPFAYCYSRMGEFIPELVANGCNPRVMLDYSGNLLWGLGQMGRGDVLENLKRITIDPTYQPYVEWIGTMWSHAVVPSTPIPDIKLHIQAWQHYFAAIFGWDALARVKGFSPPEMHLPNHPDTFFEFVKALKECGYKWLMVQEHSVESLTGHSLQYKHLPHRLVARNSKGETLSITALIKTQGSDTKLVGQMQPYYEAKTLSRQQLGKVSVPPIVTQIGDGENGGVMMNEFPSAFKKAWYEMSGTGTVGMTGTEYLELIEAAGCTPDDYPTCQPIGQHQIWERVADNYTPKAVANAIEELKQTNSNFHMDGASWTNNLSWVKGYENVLTPMNQLSALFHEKVEMKEGVTQEYRYREALMNNLLLQTSCFRYWGQGVWTDYAREIYRRGEASLKSNF from the coding sequence ATGCTTTCTTCATCGCCTAAAGTATCGCTTCCCGTTTTGCCAGAAATCATTGATGGATTGCCGAATATTTCTGGGTGGGAAAAAGAGGTTAATTTGGTAGTAAACCGCAATGAACCTGTATTTTTACCAACTACGAATCTGCGTTTAGAAGATATTTCGGCAGGGTTTGCGATCGCGCTCCATATGCACCAGCCTACCATCCCCGCAGGCTCCAATGGCGAATTCCAGAGCAACCTGCAATATATGCTTGAGCATCCCCAAGAGGGAGACAACCATAATGCAGAGCCATTCGCCTATTGTTATAGTCGCATGGGAGAATTTATTCCTGAACTTGTCGCCAATGGTTGCAATCCTCGCGTCATGCTAGATTACTCCGGAAATCTTCTCTGGGGACTGGGACAAATGGGACGCGGAGATGTCTTAGAAAATCTGAAGCGCATTACCATAGATCCAACCTACCAGCCTTATGTAGAATGGATTGGTACAATGTGGAGTCATGCAGTTGTTCCTTCTACGCCAATTCCAGATATCAAGTTGCATATTCAAGCTTGGCAACATTATTTCGCAGCGATTTTTGGTTGGGATGCACTGGCGCGGGTGAAAGGATTTTCTCCACCAGAAATGCACTTGCCAAATCATCCAGATACTTTCTTTGAATTTGTGAAAGCGCTAAAAGAATGCGGATACAAATGGCTGATGGTTCAAGAGCATTCTGTTGAGAGTTTAACAGGTCACTCTCTGCAATACAAACATTTGCCTCACCGTCTAGTTGCTCGTAATTCTAAAGGAGAAACTTTGAGCATTACGGCATTAATTAAAACTCAAGGTTCGGATACGAAATTGGTCGGACAAATGCAGCCTTATTATGAGGCAAAAACTCTATCCCGACAGCAATTAGGTAAGGTTTCTGTGCCGCCAATTGTAACTCAGATTGGAGATGGAGAAAATGGCGGCGTGATGATGAATGAATTTCCCAGCGCCTTTAAGAAAGCTTGGTATGAAATGAGCGGAACGGGTACTGTGGGGATGACGGGGACGGAATATTTAGAATTAATTGAGGCTGCTGGTTGTACGCCTGATGATTATCCAACTTGTCAGCCAATTGGTCAGCACCAAATTTGGGAACGAGTAGCAGATAATTACACTCCGAAAGCTGTAGCAAATGCGATTGAAGAATTGAAGCAAACAAACTCAAATTTTCACATGGATGGTGCTTCTTGGACTAATAACTTGAGTTGGGTGAAGGGATACGAAAATGTCTTGACTCCGATGAATCAGCTTAGTGCTTTGTTTCACGAAAAGGTTGAGATGAAAGAAGGTGTTACTCAGGAATATCGGTATCGGGAAGCTTTGATGAATAATCTTTTATTGCAAACAAGCTGTTTTCGTTATTGGGGTCAAGGGGTTTGGACTGATTATGCTAGAGAAATTTATCGTCGAGGTGAAGCTAGTCTGAAAAGTAATTTTTAA
- a CDS encoding acyl transferase, with protein sequence MTFLSVILSFFPAIIILLAVSSFLWVCFSPGIFSILTLLFSLYGFPLLVYRIHELFYPIKEGISYLGTKEYSPWWGSHQIQVIYIAFPALETLLRLIPGAFSIWLRLWGAKVGKSVYWTPQLEIADRGLVEIGDRVIFGHGVGIYSHIIKPRKNDLMLYVKKVKIGTNVFLGAWNHVGPGVAVEDETYVPVATHLYPNKKFSKD encoded by the coding sequence ATGACTTTTCTCAGTGTAATACTTTCATTTTTCCCCGCCATAATCATCTTGCTAGCTGTTTCGTCTTTCCTCTGGGTTTGTTTCTCACCAGGAATCTTTAGCATCTTAACTTTGCTTTTTTCTCTGTACGGATTTCCACTTTTGGTATATCGGATTCATGAGCTTTTTTACCCAATCAAAGAAGGTATTAGCTATCTAGGCACAAAAGAGTATTCACCTTGGTGGGGAAGTCACCAAATCCAAGTTATATACATCGCCTTTCCTGCACTAGAAACATTACTTCGCTTAATTCCTGGTGCATTTTCCATTTGGCTTCGCCTCTGGGGTGCAAAAGTCGGTAAAAGTGTTTACTGGACACCACAACTAGAAATCGCAGATCGCGGATTAGTTGAAATAGGCGATCGCGTAATTTTCGGACACGGAGTTGGAATTTATTCGCACATCATAAAACCTAGAAAAAATGACTTAATGCTGTATGTAAAAAAAGTTAAAATCGGCACCAACGTATTTTTAGGAGCTTGGAATCATGTTGGGCCCGGAGTTGCAGTTGAAGACGAAACCTATGTTCCAGTTGCTACTCATTTATATCCGAACAAAAAATTTTCCAAAGATTAG